The Planctomycetota bacterium genomic interval CGAAGTTACAGGGTCAATTTGCCTAGTTCCTTCACCACAGTTCTCTCGAGCGCCTGAGGCTACTCGCCTCGCCTACCTGTGTCAGTTTTAGTACGGACAATGCCATTGTCACCACCACACTCTTCTCGGCCCTTAAGCCGCCTGCTTCGGAATCAAAGCGTCCTCGGCCTTTCGGCACGCCCACGTCTAGTCGGGCGACAGGATCAATAGGGACACATGTGGAGGTTCAACCGCCGGCATCGGCACGGGAATATTAACCCGTTGTGCATCGTCTACGCCTTTCGGCCTCGACTTAGCTCCCGGCTAACCCTGGGCGGATTTACCTTCCCCAGGAAACCTTAGGCTTTCGGCGTGCAGGATTTTCACCTGCATTATCGTTACTCATACCGGCATTCTCGCTAGTACACGCTCCACGACTGCTCACGCTATCGCTTCGACGCCGAGTACTACGCTCTCCTACCGAGCTTTCGCTCCCATCGTTTCGGTATCTTCCTTATTCCCGATCATTTACGGCGCCTCTCTGCTCGACCAGTAAGCTATTACGCACTTTTTAAATGGTGGCTGCTTCTAAGCCAACATCCTGGTTGTCACAGCAGAAAGACATCCTCACGAACTGAGGAAGATTTAGGGACCTTAACGGATGGTCTGGGTTGTTTCCCTTTCGACCGCGAAGATTATCCCTCGCGGACTCACTGCCTGGATAGTCTCACAGGTATTCGGAGTTTGGAAGCGGTGGGTACCCGGGGAAGGGCCCCAGCCACTATCAGTCGCTCTACCCCCTGTGAGTAGTTGCCAGACGCTGCCCCTAGAGGCATTTCGGAGAGAACCAGATATCTCCTGGTTTGATTAGACTTTCACTCCTCCCCGCAGATCATGCCAAAACTTTTCAACGTTTAAGGCTTCGGGCTTCCCACGCCTGTTACAGCGTGTTCACCCTGTCCACGGGTAGATCACCAGGTTTCGGGTCGCAACACCACGACTGATTCGCCCAGTTAGGACTCGCTTTCGCTGCGGCTCCACGTCTAGAAACGCTTAGCCTTGCCGTCATGCTGCACTCGCCGGTCCATTATGCAAAAGGTACGCCGTCACCCGTGCCGCAAGGGCATAGGGCTCCGACAGTTTGTAAGTGTTTGGTTTCAGGTACTTTTAACTCGGCTTGACGCCGTGCTTTTCACCTTTCAGTCGCCTTACTGATTCACTATCGGTCATCGAGTAGTATTTAGCCTTGGGTGGTGGTCCACCCGGATTCACACGGAGTTCCACGAGATCCGTGCTACTCTGGAACGCGCTAGGCCTATCCGGTTGCCGTCTACGGGACTTGCACCCTCTTTGGTGTGGCTGTCAGCTCACTTCGACTAACGTTCAAGGTCCATGTCGCACGCCCGCAACCCCGGGCCGAAGCCCGGTTTGGGCTGTTCCGCTTTCGCTCGCCGCTACTCACGGAATCGTGGTTACTTTCTTTTCCTGCGGGTACTTAGATGTTTCAGTTCCCCGCGTTCGCTCTCGTTGACTATGCGTTCACCAACGAGTGACGGCTATCACTAACCGCCGGGTTTCCCCATTCGGACATCTCCGGATCAACGCTCGGTTGCCAGCTTCCCGGAGCTTTTCGCAGGCTCCAACGTCCTTCATCGCCTCTCGATGCCAAGGCATCCACCAAACACCCTTAGTAGCTTGATCACATTTATCGAACACCGGCGGACATACTTACCGACGTTGCTCGACACTGTGTTCACTTTCAGCTTTCAGGTGCTCGCCAGCCACGGACAACAGAAAGACCTGAAATCAGTCCGTGGCTGCAATGTAAAACATCCATCTCTGGATGTTTTTGAGAACCTTACCTCTTCACTTGTCAAAGAGCGGCAACGGCTGCTGTTGCAAGTGACCGTTTTCGCGTCGTGTGAGCGTCGCGTTGGCGATCAGTTATCCGTTGCGGGTCAGCACGATAGGCACGGCCAGGACAGCGTCAAACGCAGGGGTCGAATTTTTCCGGCCCGGTCGTTTATCGGCCCTGACGGCCCTTCCTGCCGCCCCAGAACGGCTCTTATGGGCCGGGCTAAAACTGTCGCAGGAACCGCACGTCGTTCTCGATGAACAGACGGATGTTGGGGATGCCGTACTTGCGCATGGCGATCCGCTCGATGCCGAAGCCGAAGGCCCAGCCGGAGTATTTCGTCGGGTCGATACCGCAGGCGGTCAGTACGTTGGGATGGACCATCCCGCAGCCACCCAGTTCGATCCACTGCTGCTTGTCCTCGAAGAACACGTCAACCTCGGCCGACGGCTCGGTGAAGGGAAAGAAGCTCGCCCGGAACCGCATCTTCGTCTCCGGCCCGAAGTAGGCGTGGACGAACTGCGTGATGGTGCTTTTCAGGTCCACCATCGTGACGTTCTCGTCGACGACGAGGGCCTCGAGCTGGTGGAACATGCTCAGGTGCGTGTCGTCGTGGGTGTCGGGGCGATAGACACGGCCGGGGATGACCACGCGGATCGGGGGCGGTTGGGTCTGCATCACGCGGATCTGGACCGTGCTGGTTTGGGTCCGCAGGAGCCGCAGGTGCTTCTCGTCACGACCTTCGGGCGGATCGGCGAGGTAAAAGTTGTCCAACGGGTCGCGGGCCGGGTGCTGCTCGGGGATATTCAGGGCGACGAAGTTGTGGAACTCGTCCTCCACCTCCGGCCCGGACGCCACGTCGAAGCCCATCCGGCCGAACAGGTCCGTCAGCTCATCCGCCGTTCGCAGCAGCAGGTGCAGGTTGCCGACCGGCGGTGCGACGCCTGGCTCGGTGACATCAATGGCGTCGGCGGCCTCGGTCGCGCCGGCGGTAAGGGCTTGTTTCTTCTCCTCAAACGCCGATTGTAGCCGCTTTTGCAGGGCATTGACGCCCTGCCCGACGGCCTTCTTCTGGTCGCCGGGGACCTTGCCGAGCAGCTTCATCAGCCCCTTGACGCGGCCCTTTGTGCCGAGGAACTGGATGCGAAACGCTTCGAGCTCGTCGGCGTTGGTCACCGCGGCCAAGCCGGCGTCGGCGTCGGCGGTGGTGGCTTCGATTTCCTGCAGCGGGTCGGCGGTTGGGGCGGAATCTTGGGACATGGTGCTGGTTGAAGTATTCTCATCACAGACGCCGCGACAACCGGCCCACGCCAACAACTGCCCACATCATGGCCCTCGACCCCGAAAAACTGCCGAGCATGAAACGCACCGAGCGACCCGCCGAGTCAGTCGAGCCGGTGACCACCGCGACGCTGCGGTCGGCCGACACGAGCATCGGTTGGCTCAACATCGCGCTGGGCGTGATCTTCCTGATCGTGTTCAACCGGTTTTGGTTCTGGCTGCTCAGCCTGGCGGGGATCGGCGAGTTCACTTGGACCTTTACCGACACCGACGGTTCGCCGTTGGCCTACACGGAAACGCTCTTTTTCTGGGGCGATCTGGCGATTTCACTGTTCTGCTTCTGCATTCTTCTCGAAGGCGTCGCGATCGTCTTTCGCCTGCCGCGTGCAGTGGTTCTCGGGATCGGTGGGCTCATCGCGGTTTCCACGCTGCTCAATGTGGGCTACGTCGGCGTGATGCTGGCAAACGGGTACGGCCTCCAGATTCCGTCGGCGCTCGCGACCGTGTTCGGCATCTTCATGTTCTTCCAGCTACGTGATCTGATCGTCCAGCGCTGAAACATGGCGCGTCCGAAGGAGGCGTGTGGGCGCAGAAAATGACCCCGGGCGTGGGGAAGAAAATGCCCGGGGTCTGGGGTAGGGAGTTTCGTGTATCCGCCGTGGTTCGCGGCGTTTGCGTGACCGTCCTGCTCTGATGTAAATACGCCGCCGACGGGCGAATGTTTCATGTCGTTGTCGGAATTCGGCCGCCGAAACCCGCCCGGCCTGTTCAGGTCACTTCGGCGCGGCCGGCAAGACCGGACGGATCACGATCAGCGTATCGACCACCGCATCACCTCCCGGCGGCATCGGCGGATCGGCGAACGACACCCGCACCTTGGGTTCGGCACCGATGAAGCCCTCGCGATACTGATAGTCAATGAGGTTCGCCAACTCCTGCGGCCGGAAACCGCTGGCAAAGATGGGGTCGAGTTCGGGCACGCTGACCATCCCGGCCGCATCGACAACACGCACTTCGGAGACGTCCCCGAGCGCGATTTCGAGCCGGTCGCCGGGCTTGATGCGTCGGTCTGGATCGACGGGCGTGACTTGGCCGTTCGACTGCCGGCGGACGTTGACCTGCAACGGACCGTCCTCGCCGAGCTGGGATTCGAGCGCGTCGGCGAGTTCCTGCTCGGTCGCACCAGCGGCGGGCAGCGGGCCGACCTCACGTGCAAGCCCGCCGACGACGCGGACGGTGCCGTCCGGCCTCACCTCGACATCGACCGCTTCGGCCTGGGTCGGGTCGTTACGCTTGATCAGTTCGACCCGCAGCGTCTCCCCCGGCTCGATCAAGCCGCCGGCCGACGCCTCGGCGTTGAGCAACGTCACCCGCTCGGCCGACGCCAGCGCATCGGCCAGCATCAATGCGTCCCGCCGAGACATGCGTAGCGCGAACGTCCCATCGGCGTTGCTTTGAACGACCAAGCCTTGGTCGGCAATGAATCGCTCGATCTCCGCCTGAACCGCAGCCGAATCGACGGTCTCGGCGATGACCATCACCGGCCGGACTCGCTCATTCGCAGGCCCGGCAGCGAGAGACGGATTGGGGTCGATATCCAAGGGGTTTCGCGGCCGCGTATCCAGCGGATTACGCGGCTGAAGATCGAACCACAAACCGCCCGGCAATCGCCCCCCGCCGATCCGTGACGGCGTGTCGGCCGCGAACATGTCACGCGTGAACGTCGGCGTGGGATCATCTTCACCATCGACCGGCTCATCCGGTGGCAACGATGGCGTTGGTGTGCCATCCACATCGACTTCCGGCTCATCCATCACCGGCGATCCGGCGTCAGTTTCCTCGCCCGGCACTTCGTCGATGTCCCCGCCGATGCCCCCCCGCGTGGCCGAGTCGCTGGCCGCGGTCTTCACCGACTCGTTCGGCTCGGGCAGTCCGAAAAGGACGAACGCCACCAAGCCGCCCGCGAGCAACAGCACCACGGCTGCAGCCAACGCCAGCGGTCGCTGACGCGCGGGTTTGATCGCAAGACCGGCCGGCTCAAGCAATGCGGCCCGCTCCAACTGACCGAGTACGTCATCCGCCAGCCCGACCGGTGCCGGCTCGGTCGGCAGCCCCTTGACGAGTGCCCGTGCACGACGCATCTGGTCGACCATGGCCGCGTGGCTGGGCCGCTTGGCCAGCGATGCTTCGACAGCGGCACGTTGCTCGGCGTCGAGTTCGCCATCGATGTAAGCCGCGAGCAGCGCTTCGGTATGTTGTTCGTCCACAGCCATCTGCTTTTCCTGACTCGGTGTCCCGCGATCACAACGCCGGGGAACGCTCACTATTCTCCGTCGAACTTGGGGCCGATCGGCCGGTCGGGTCCGGAGCGGACGCCGGTGATCTCTCTTCGACGCCGAAGTACGGGGCAAGTTCTTCGCGAAGTGCGAGCCGGGCGCGAAACAGCCGGCTCTTGAGTGTGCCCAGCGGCAGATCCAGCAAATCCGCCATCTGCCGATAGTCGAAACCCTCCAGATCACGGAGCACGATCAGCGTCCGGTATTCGACGTCCAGACGCCCCACCGCCGCCAACACCAGCGCGTCCCGTTCCCGCCGGTCGAGCCGATCGCCCGGCTCGGGCGCATGATCGTCGGCAACCCGCTCGCTCGGCTCCCGGTCATTGGCGTAGCTGCGAGCGTTGAGCGAAAAAGTCCGATGACGACGCACTTTGCGGAGCCGACTGATCGCCAGATTCATCGCGATGCGGAACATCCACGTGTACGCCCCGGACTCGCCGCGGTGGGTGCCGATGTTCTGCAACGCCTTGAGCAAGGCTTCCTGGACGATTTCCTTGGTTTCGTCGTGGTCACCGACGAGCCGCAGCACGCCGTTGTAGAGCCGATCCTGGTAAATTCGGACAAGTTGCCCGAAAGCCGCCCGATCCCCGGCCCGCGCAGCGTCGAATAGTGCTGCGGGATCCGGTTCGCTGTTTGGCATTTGCAGTGTTCCGTTCAGTCCAGACCTCACGCGCTGCTCCTTCAGACGCCGGGGATGGTTGCAAGTTCTCCCGAACGCTCGGTCCCGCATCTTTGTATCAATCCGGTGCCGTGCAAGCGAAACTTGGTGGCCAATTTCCGAATAGGCTGTGGCCGATGCGACGCCCCGCGCCGATCGCCGTGCAGTCGCCACTGATTGAAGTGAGACGTGTGAACGACTGCGACCCCGCCGGCCGCGGTGTCTTTGCGCGAACCGACATCTCTGCCGGATCGCTCATCGAACGAATGCCGGTCCTGCTGATTCCTCGCAAACAAGTCTTCGGCGCGAACCCGACCGCTAAGCGGGCGGCACGGATTTCGTGGTATGTGTTTGATCGTGGCAAGGTTGATGGTCAACACATGGTCGGCCTCGCCCTGGGCTACGGGTCGCTCTACAACCATGCGACCAACCCCAACGCGGAGTTCGAACACATCTCGCCCGACCTGATGCACGTCAACGCTCGCCGCGACATCACCGCCGGGGAGGAGATCACGCTCCACTACAAAGACGACCCCGGCGTCGAGGTTGACCTGGGGTTTGAACAGCGTGACAGCCAAGTGACGTAAGCTCTCGCATGCCCGACGGCCCCTTCCGCAACTTCGGCGAGTTCCACAAATTTCTCGACGCCAACGACGAGCTTCGGCGTGTCTCCGCGAGCGTCGATCCGGTGCTGGAGCTGGCGGAGGTCAGCGATCGCGTCATGAAGTCGCAGGCACCGCACGGGCCGGAGGCGACGGGCGATCTCGACAAACACGTCCACGCGGATAAGGGCGGGCGGGCGTTGATCTTCGACAATGTGCAGGGCTCGGACATCCCCGTCGCGATCAACACCTTCGGCAGCTACTGGCGCATCACCCGCGCACTCGGCACGGACAACCTCGAAGACCTCGCCGCCCGCATCGGCAAGTTCGTCAAGCCCGTCCCGCCGCCGACGCTGGCGGGGAAGGTGAAGTTCGCGGCAGAGGCCGCCGGCGATTTGAAGGGGCTGCTTCCGTCGATGTCGAAGTTCCTGCCGAGCGTGCTGCGTGGCGGAGCGCCGTGCCAAGAGGTCGTCTGGACCGACGACAAGATCGACCTCGACAAGCTGCCGATCATCCAGTGCTGGCCGCACGACGGAGACATCGACAGCGGGCAGGTGTTTGGGCATCTCGGTGAACAAATCACGGCGTTCAAGGACAAGCCACGCACGGGCAAGTACATCACCCTTGCCGGCATCTACACCAAGGACCCCGACGACGGCACGCCCAACGTCGGCATGTACCGCGTGCAGAAGTTCGACAAGAAAACCTGCGCGATGCACTGGCATATGCACCACGACGGCGCACGCCACTACCGCGGCTATGCGAAGCGCGGGGAGCGAACGCCGCTGGCGATCGTGCTGGGCGGGCCGTCGGTAATGCCCTACTCGGCGACCGCGCCGCTGCCGCCGGGGATTCCGGAGTTGCTCTTCGCCGGCTTCGTCAACCGCACGCCGATCGAAATGGCCCAGTGCAAGACGATCGACATGCAGGTGCCCGCCGAGGCGGAGATCGTCATCGAAGGGCACGTCCACCCCACCGACAAACTCCTCGAAGGCCCGTTCGGCGACCACACCGGTTTCTACTCGCTCGCCGACATGTACCCGAAGTTCGAGGTGTCCGCGATCACGATGCGACGCGAGCCGGTGTATCCGACGACGATCGTCGGCAAGCCGCCGATGGAAGACTACTTCCTTGGCAAGGCGACCGAGCGTGTCTTTCTACCGCTCCTCAAGACGCTCATCCCCGACATACTCGACTACTCGCTAC includes:
- the pheS gene encoding phenylalanine--tRNA ligase subunit alpha, with protein sequence MSQDSAPTADPLQEIEATTADADAGLAAVTNADELEAFRIQFLGTKGRVKGLMKLLGKVPGDQKKAVGQGVNALQKRLQSAFEEKKQALTAGATEAADAIDVTEPGVAPPVGNLHLLLRTADELTDLFGRMGFDVASGPEVEDEFHNFVALNIPEQHPARDPLDNFYLADPPEGRDEKHLRLLRTQTSTVQIRVMQTQPPPIRVVIPGRVYRPDTHDDTHLSMFHQLEALVVDENVTMVDLKSTITQFVHAYFGPETKMRFRASFFPFTEPSAEVDVFFEDKQQWIELGGCGMVHPNVLTACGIDPTKYSGWAFGFGIERIAMRKYGIPNIRLFIENDVRFLRQF
- a CDS encoding polysaccharide biosynthesis/export family protein codes for the protein MAVDEQHTEALLAAYIDGELDAEQRAAVEASLAKRPSHAAMVDQMRRARALVKGLPTEPAPVGLADDVLGQLERAALLEPAGLAIKPARQRPLALAAAVVLLLAGGLVAFVLFGLPEPNESVKTAASDSATRGGIGGDIDEVPGEETDAGSPVMDEPEVDVDGTPTPSLPPDEPVDGEDDPTPTFTRDMFAADTPSRIGGGRLPGGLWFDLQPRNPLDTRPRNPLDIDPNPSLAAGPANERVRPVMVIAETVDSAAVQAEIERFIADQGLVVQSNADGTFALRMSRRDALMLADALASAERVTLLNAEASAGGLIEPGETLRVELIKRNDPTQAEAVDVEVRPDGTVRVVGGLAREVGPLPAAGATEQELADALESQLGEDGPLQVNVRRQSNGQVTPVDPDRRIKPGDRLEIALGDVSEVRVVDAAGMVSVPELDPIFASGFRPQELANLIDYQYREGFIGAEPKVRVSFADPPMPPGGDAVVDTLIVIRPVLPAAPK
- a CDS encoding sigma-70 family RNA polymerase sigma factor — protein: MPNSEPDPAALFDAARAGDRAAFGQLVRIYQDRLYNGVLRLVGDHDETKEIVQEALLKALQNIGTHRGESGAYTWMFRIAMNLAISRLRKVRRHRTFSLNARSYANDREPSERVADDHAPEPGDRLDRRERDALVLAAVGRLDVEYRTLIVLRDLEGFDYRQMADLLDLPLGTLKSRLFRARLALREELAPYFGVEERSPASAPDPTGRSAPSSTENSERSPAL
- a CDS encoding SET domain-containing protein-lysine N-methyltransferase; translated protein: MRRPAPIAVQSPLIEVRRVNDCDPAGRGVFARTDISAGSLIERMPVLLIPRKQVFGANPTAKRAARISWYVFDRGKVDGQHMVGLALGYGSLYNHATNPNAEFEHISPDLMHVNARRDITAGEEITLHYKDDPGVEVDLGFEQRDSQVT
- a CDS encoding UbiD family decarboxylase, whose amino-acid sequence is MPDGPFRNFGEFHKFLDANDELRRVSASVDPVLELAEVSDRVMKSQAPHGPEATGDLDKHVHADKGGRALIFDNVQGSDIPVAINTFGSYWRITRALGTDNLEDLAARIGKFVKPVPPPTLAGKVKFAAEAAGDLKGLLPSMSKFLPSVLRGGAPCQEVVWTDDKIDLDKLPIIQCWPHDGDIDSGQVFGHLGEQITAFKDKPRTGKYITLAGIYTKDPDDGTPNVGMYRVQKFDKKTCAMHWHMHHDGARHYRGYAKRGERTPLAIVLGGPSVMPYSATAPLPPGIPELLFAGFVNRTPIEMAQCKTIDMQVPAEAEIVIEGHVHPTDKLLEGPFGDHTGFYSLADMYPKFEVSAITMRREPVYPTTIVGKPPMEDYFLGKATERVFLPLLKTLIPDILDYSLPMAGVFHNCAYVKIKKEYPQQARRVMHAIWGAGQMAFTKFIIVVDEHVDVHDEQDVLFHLFANVDPKRDVEMATGVLDILDHSSPKLGIGSKIGFDATEKWEGEGYNADVRTWPLELQMDAATRQQVDERWSEFGL